The Oncorhynchus kisutch isolate 150728-3 unplaced genomic scaffold, Okis_V2 scaffold3985, whole genome shotgun sequence genome includes a region encoding these proteins:
- the LOC116352895 gene encoding solute carrier family 2, facilitated glucose transporter member 2-like isoform X1 — translation MESGKQLTGTLTLAVFSAVLGSLQFGYSLGVINAPQKVIEQHYGRSLGVLPEEPLLLSENSTETEKQEVHPSVVMYWSLSVSIFSIGGMVSSFLVGFIGDLRGRVKGMLMVNVLAVIAGLLMVMAKMWKPHVMVIAGRCVMGFYCGLSSGLVPMYIGEIAPMAYRGALGTLHQLATVTGILLSQVLGLEFLLGNDYYWPLLLGLSGAPAVLQSLLLPLCPESPRYLYIKRGMVEEAKKSLHRLKGEYDPSADLEEMRREKEELEKEAQVSIAVLVRSSLYRQQLFVALMMHFSQQLSGINAVSY, via the exons ATGGAATCGGGAAAG CAGCTGACCGGCACTCTAACCCTAGCAGTGTTTTCAGCAGTCTTGGGTTCTCTACAGTTCGGATACAGCCTGGGAGTCATCAATGCGCCACAGAAG GTGATAGAGCAGCATTATGGGCGGTCCCTGGGGGTGCTCCCTGAGGAGCCTCTCCTCCTATCAGAGAacagtacagagacagagaagcaggaAGTGCATCCCTCTGTGGTCATGTATTGGTCTCTGTCTGTGTCGATCTTCTCCATTGGGGGAATGGTGTCGTCCTTCCTGGTGGGCTTCATTGGAGACCTGagaggaag GGTGAAGGGCATGTTGATGGTGAATGTGTTAGCAGTAATAGCAGGTCTACTGATGGTGATGGCTAAGATGTGGAAACCTCACGTCATGGTCATCGCTGGACGATGTGTCATGGGATTCTACTGTG gtctgtccTCAGGGCTAGTTCCTATGTATATAGGGGAGATCGCTCCCATGGCCTACAGAGGAGCTCTGGGAACCTTACATCAACTGGCTACTGTTACTGGTATACTACTGAGTCAG GTGCTAGGTCTAGAGTTCCTCCTGGGTAATGACTACTACTGGCCACTGCTGCTGGGTCTGTCTGGAGCTCCTGCTGTGTTACAGTCTCTACTGCTGCCACTGTGTCCTGAAAGTCCCAGATACCTCTACATCAAGAGAGGCATGGTGGAGGAGGCCAAGAAGA GTCTGCATCGTCTGAAGGGAGAGTATGACCCATCAGCTGAcctggaggagatgaggagggagaaggaggagctggagaaggaggCGCAAGTCTCTATCGCTGTCCTG GTGCGATCATCTCTCTACAGGCAGCAGCTGTTTGTAGCCCTGATGATGCATTTCTCACAACAACTGTCTGGAATTAACGCTGTGAGTTACTGA
- the LOC116352895 gene encoding solute carrier family 2, facilitated glucose transporter member 2-like isoform X2, giving the protein MESGKLTGTLTLAVFSAVLGSLQFGYSLGVINAPQKVIEQHYGRSLGVLPEEPLLLSENSTETEKQEVHPSVVMYWSLSVSIFSIGGMVSSFLVGFIGDLRGRVKGMLMVNVLAVIAGLLMVMAKMWKPHVMVIAGRCVMGFYCGLSSGLVPMYIGEIAPMAYRGALGTLHQLATVTGILLSQVLGLEFLLGNDYYWPLLLGLSGAPAVLQSLLLPLCPESPRYLYIKRGMVEEAKKSLHRLKGEYDPSADLEEMRREKEELEKEAQVSIAVLVRSSLYRQQLFVALMMHFSQQLSGINAVSY; this is encoded by the exons ATGGAATCGGGAAAG CTGACCGGCACTCTAACCCTAGCAGTGTTTTCAGCAGTCTTGGGTTCTCTACAGTTCGGATACAGCCTGGGAGTCATCAATGCGCCACAGAAG GTGATAGAGCAGCATTATGGGCGGTCCCTGGGGGTGCTCCCTGAGGAGCCTCTCCTCCTATCAGAGAacagtacagagacagagaagcaggaAGTGCATCCCTCTGTGGTCATGTATTGGTCTCTGTCTGTGTCGATCTTCTCCATTGGGGGAATGGTGTCGTCCTTCCTGGTGGGCTTCATTGGAGACCTGagaggaag GGTGAAGGGCATGTTGATGGTGAATGTGTTAGCAGTAATAGCAGGTCTACTGATGGTGATGGCTAAGATGTGGAAACCTCACGTCATGGTCATCGCTGGACGATGTGTCATGGGATTCTACTGTG gtctgtccTCAGGGCTAGTTCCTATGTATATAGGGGAGATCGCTCCCATGGCCTACAGAGGAGCTCTGGGAACCTTACATCAACTGGCTACTGTTACTGGTATACTACTGAGTCAG GTGCTAGGTCTAGAGTTCCTCCTGGGTAATGACTACTACTGGCCACTGCTGCTGGGTCTGTCTGGAGCTCCTGCTGTGTTACAGTCTCTACTGCTGCCACTGTGTCCTGAAAGTCCCAGATACCTCTACATCAAGAGAGGCATGGTGGAGGAGGCCAAGAAGA GTCTGCATCGTCTGAAGGGAGAGTATGACCCATCAGCTGAcctggaggagatgaggagggagaaggaggagctggagaaggaggCGCAAGTCTCTATCGCTGTCCTG GTGCGATCATCTCTCTACAGGCAGCAGCTGTTTGTAGCCCTGATGATGCATTTCTCACAACAACTGTCTGGAATTAACGCTGTGAGTTACTGA